The Thermomicrobiales bacterium genome contains the following window.
GTCGTCGCGCTCGGCATCGCCGTGCTCGGTGTCGCGGTCGCTGGCGGCTTCGTCGAAGGCAGCACTGCCAAGCTGATGCTGCTGGCCGTCTTCGCCCTTGCGCTGCTGCTCGGGCTGGGAACCGTCCTGCCGATCGGCGGCGCGGACATGCCGGTCGTCATTGCCATCCTGAACTCCTTCACCGGCGTTGCGGCGGCGATCACCGGCTTCCAGCTGTCGAATCAGGCGCTGATCGTGGCCGGCGCGCTTGTCGGCGCATCCGGCGCGTTCCTGACGCTGCTGATGGCCCGCGCAATGAACCGCTCGGTTTCCAACGTGCTGTTCGGAGCGTTCGGCGCGCACCACACCACCGGCGCCGCCGTTGGCGCAGGTGGCGACGCACTGCCGATCCGCGAGATCACCGCCGAGGACGCGGCGATCCCGTTGGCCTACGCCGAGCGTGTCATCATCGTGCCGGGCTACGGCCTCGCCGTCGCCCAGGCTCAGCAACAGGTTCGCGAGCTGGCCGACATGCTGAAGGAGCGCGGCGTGGATGTGCGATACGCGATCCACCCGGTGGCCGGCCGTATGCCTGGCCACATGAACGTGCTCCTCGCCGAGGCCAACGTCGCCTACGACGATCTCTACGAGATGGAGCAGATCAACGACGACTTCGCCAACACCGACGTCGCGCTGGTCATCGGCGCGAACGACGTTACCAACCCGGCGGCGCGCAGCGACACGAGCAGCCCGATCTACGGGATGCCGATCCTGAACGTCGACCAGGCGAAGAACATCATCGTCCTCAAGCGCAGCATGAGCTCCGGCTTCGCCGGCATCGAGAACATGCTGTTCCACGACCCGAAGACCTCGATGCTCTTCGGCGACGCCCGCGCCTCGCTCAGCAAGCTGATCGAGGCAGTCAAGGCAGCATAGCGGCCAGGAGACTGGATGCGGGACGCGGGCGGGGGAGTGATCCTCCGCCCGCGTTGGTGTTGGGGACCTCACCCCCCCTGCCCCCTCTCCCGCGGGGAGAGGGGGCAGGGGGTGAGGTCCAGTTGCGGTACAGTACCCCCGAAAACGCCGTGACGCGGCGTGGGGAAGCAGAGAGAGGGGAGATTCACAATGGCAGGACGGTATCTCATTCGCGGCGGTGTGCTGATCGACGGCACCGGCACGGACCCGATCGTTGACGGCGCGGTGCTGGTCGAGGGGGACAAGATCGTCGAGGTCGGGCCAGCCAGCGCGATATCGGCCGGCCGCGCCGAGGTGATCAACGCCAAGGGCCGCACGATCATGCCGGGCATGATCGACACCCACATCCATATCGGCTCGGACGGCAGCCCGAACCCGATGCGTCGGCTCAAGGAGACGAACGCATACGCCGCGATCAAGTCGGTTGTCCACGCCAAGGCGCTGCTGGAGGCCGGATTCACTGCCGTCCGCGACGCCGGCGCGCACGGCTACACGAACATCGCTATCCGTGACGCGATCAACGCCGGACTCGTCGTCGGCCCACGAATGCGCGCGCCCGGCTACGGCCTGACCAGCACCGGCGGCCACGGCGATAGCTACTACAAGCCCGAGGTCCACATCGACAACGCCGGCCTGGTTGACGGCCCGGATGAAGTGCGTCGAACAACCCGCCTGATGCTGAAGATGGGCGCGGACTGCATCAAGTTCGTCTCGGCCACCGGCGGCGTCATGTCGGACGGCGACGAGCCGGCCGTGCCGCAGTTCACCGTCGAAGAGATGGCAGCCGGCATCCACGAGGCCAGGATGCACGGCGTCTACACCTTCGCCCACGCCCAGGGCAACCAGGGAATCAAGAACGCGATCAACGCGGGTATCAACAGCATCGAGCATGGCTTCTGGATCGACGACGAAGCTGCCCAGATGATGATCGACAACAACGTCTACTTCGTCCCGACGCTCAACGCCGTCTACCAGATCGTTGAGTACGGCGAAGAGGCGGGCATCCCGGTCTATGCCGTGCGCAAGGCTCGCGCCGCACAGGAGGCGCACCTGGAGAGCTTCGCCCGCGCCTACAAGGCCGGCGTCAAGATCGCGATGGGGACCGACGCGGGCACCCCGTTCAATCGGCAGGGCGAGAACGCGATCGAGGTCGATCTGATGTGCCGGGCCGGCATGAAGGCGATGGACGCCATCGTCGCGACAACGAAGACGGCCGCCGAGCTCCTGCAATGGGGCGACAAGACCGGCACGCTCGAAGCCGGCAAGTGGGCCGATCTGATCCTGGTCGACGGCGACCCGCTGGACAACGTCGCCATCCTCCGCCAGCCGGCCAGCATCTCGTTCGTCATGAAGGGCGGAGAGGTCGCCTCCAACAGGCTGTAAGACGATCTACGCAAAGGGCGAGGCGACATGAGCGCCTCGTCCTTTCTTGTCTGCATAGCAACCCATCCGTAGGGCCGACTCTACTCCTGCGAAGTGGCCCGCGTCGCCCCCAGGATCTGGTCGCGCAGCCAGGCATCCGTTCCGGCCAGATGCGCGAGGATCTGGCGGATGTGCCACTCGCCCTCGGGCGCGATGTAGAGCAGTTCATCCGAAATGCCGACGAGGTGGCTCTCCAGGACGCCGCGCGCGCGCCAGGCGAGTCCGAGCAGTCGCTGGGCCTCGGTCGGCGCGCGGCCGACCTGCTCGCGCCACTTGAGGATGTGGGCGGTGTGCTCGCGCTCGTGGTGGGCGAAGCGCATCAGTCGGAACCGCACGTCGGTCGGGCGCTGAAACCAGACCGTCGGCGCGGCGAGGGCATCGTCCGGCAGGCCGGCCAGCGCCGCGAGCGCCGCTTCCCGGGCCGCGTCGAACCGGAGGATGAAGTCATCCAGCGTGCCGTCGAGCTGAGTATCAACCGACGGCGGCAGGACATCATCCGATGGTCGCTCGTAGGCTCTGCCAGCCCGGAAGAGCTCAACCGAGTGCAGCGTCTGGACCCGATATGAATGCTCGCTGTTGATGACATGGGCCAGCGTCCGGCGCAGTGGCCATTCCCCCTCCGGCGCGAGGTCGAGATCGGCGTCATTCAGCCCGACCAGCGCGGCCAGCAGATCGCCGCGGGTCATTTCAGCGCGAGCCAGGATGCGCTGGGCCGTCGTCTGGCGAAAGCCCGACTCAATCAGCCGCGTCTGGACCGAGAGCTCGTGCTCCTCCTCATGGTCGGCGAAGCGCAGGAACATGAAGCGGACATCCACCGGCCCGCCGGCCCAGGTTGTCTCGTCGCCCATGCGTTCGGCTGGGATGCCATCCAGTTGGTCGAAGATGGCGCGGCGATGAGCGCGGTTCTCGGCGAGCAGGTCACGAGCCTCGGACATGATGCCTCCTGAGAATGGGCAGCCCCTCGACGGTGCGAGGGGCTGCGGGCTGAGATCAGTGTATTCGGGTAGGGATGCTCAGTCCTTGCGGTGCTTCTTCGGCGGCACGCCGTAGCCGAGGAGGCGGCTCGGGTTCGGCATCGGGCCGACCGGCACCTCGATCAGAGCCGGACCGTCCTGCTTGAACGCCTCTGCGATCGCGTCCTGCAGGCCGTCTGGTGTCTCGGTTCGCACGCTGAACATGCCAAACGACTCGGCGAGCTTGACGAAGTCGGGGTTCAGCAGATCACTCGCGATCGTCCGACCACGGTAGTTCTCCTGCTGGATGCGCTTGACGTTGCCGAAGGCGTTGTCGTTGAAGACGACCGTCGTCAGCGGGATCTTGTGCAGGACGGCGGTCGAGAGCTCCTGGACGTTGTACATGAAGCCGCCATCGCCGTTGATCGAGACGACGCGCTTGTCCGGGTTGCCGGCCTGCGCGCCAAGCGCGGTGGCGAAGCCGTAGCCGAGCGTGCCCTGGTAGCCCGAGGTCACGTAGGTGCGCGGCTCGTAGACCGGGAAGCCGTTGCTCGACCAGTAGCCAACCTGGGTGCTCTCAGCAACGAGGATACCATCGTCCGGCAGTGCCGCCCGAACCGCGCCGGCAAAGGCAGCCTGCGGCTGGAGCTCGTGGAGCACGTCGTCGATCCGCGCCTTGAGCGCGTTCAGCTCATCCTCGCGCGAGTCGCGCTTGGAGTTGTACTTGCCGGTGCGCTCGACGAGCGCGGCCAGGCCAGCCTTGGCGTTGGCGACGATCCCGATCGTCGGCTCGTAGGTGCGACCGATCTCCTCGGGGTCGACGTCCATCTGGATCAATGTCCAGTCGGTGTCGGTGCCCCACTGCCCAAGCGGTTGCGACATGCGCGTGCCAACGCCGAGGATGACGTCGGCGTCCTTCCACAGATCGCGGCCGACGAGCATGTTCTGTCCGAGGTAGTGACGGGATGAGACCGCGCCGCGGCCGTTGCTCGACATCACAACCGGCGCTTCGAGCATCTCGGCCAGGGCCAGCAGCTCTTCGGTCGCGTCCATCACGCCGCCGCCGACGAAGATGACCGGCTTCTTGGCGCCGCCGAGCGCCTTGGCGGCAGCTTCGAGCTTGTCCGGGTCACCGGTCGAGGTCTCGATCTCGGCCGGGTCGAGCAGCGTCATCTCGGCGAGCTTGCCCATGATGTCCGGTGACATCTCCAGGTGGACCGGGCGCGGCCGGCCGGAGAGCATGCGCTGGAACGCCTCGCGAACGAGCGCGGGGGCATCCTCGGGCTTCTCGGCCCGCGCTGCCCACTTGGTGACCGAGGCCATCATCTCCAGCTGGTGCGGGATCTCGTGCAGAACCCCACGGCCGACGCCGATCAGGTCGGACTGAATCTGCCCGGCGATGCAGAGCACCGGCGAGTTCGTCGCATAAGCGGTCGAGAGGCCGGCAGTCGCGTTCAACAGGCCCGGGCCCGGGACGACCAGGCAGACACCAGGCTTGCCGGTTGTTCGCGCATAGCCATCGGCCATGTACGACGTCGCCTGCTCGTGGCGGGTGTGATAGAGCTTGATACTGTCCTGCTCGTCGTAGAGCGCGTCGAAGATGTTGTCAAGCTGGACGCCCGGCAGGACGAACATCGTGTCGACGCCATGTTTCTTCAGGGACTGGACGATCGCCTGTCCCCCGGTCAGCTGTGCCACCCTGGCTCCTTCTCTCCTCCGGCCGCGACGCGCGCGGTCTCAACCCTGCCGGTTCGATTCAATTGAAACGGCCAAACTATATTGTATGCGATTTCACGAAATACTGATACCACGCATGCTGCGCATCAGAAATGCTGATTCGGCGACGAGGCACAGCGCGGACGCAGGAAACCAGCATCTGGAGCGCCGCAATCGCAGCGCGGATACGCTCAGCCGAGATGCAGCCAGGTTCCGATGAAATAGCAGACGACGGTGATCCCGAGCATCACGAGCATGAGCAGGATCGAGAAGACGATCCAGGTGATACCCCAGCGCGCCAGCCCTGCATTCGACTCCGAGGTTGGACCGGGGACGAGGAACTCGTCCTTCGCGGCCGGCCGTGGGTGGCCCGCATCCGCTGTGGCTTCGTCGGTAGCCTCCGGCATCGGTTCGCCGTCCGGCGTGCTCGTGCTCATGGCCTCCCTGCCCCTGGCCGCCCCAGCAGACGAGCCACTGGTAATCTTGCCACGAGCTCCGGCATTATCCGGCCAGCCAGGCGTCGAGCGAGCCAGCCACCGCGACGGTGCGATCACCCGGCGTCCGAGCGATGATATCCGCATCGGACAACGCGGCGAGAATCGCCGCGCCTAGCGCGCCGCCGAGGTGCGGCCGGCGCTCCGTCCAGTCGGTGCAGCCATAGGCGTGCATCCGGTGCGCCGCCTCGGCAGCTTCCACATCGACGTCTCGCGCGGCCAGCGCCTGCCGGCCGGCGTCCGTTAGCTGGTAGTGAACACGGCGTCCATCGTCCCGATTGACCTCCAGCCAGCCACGCCTCAGTAGCTCGTCCATGAGGCGAACACCAAGCACCCCGGCCAGGTGGTCGTAACAGGTGCGAGCCTGGCGCATCGGCGTGTCGTTACGGACGAGCCGGCTGGCCTGGGCACTACGAGGCGGTAGAGTGTCGATCATCATCGTG
Protein-coding sequences here:
- a CDS encoding amidohydrolase family protein, producing the protein MAGRYLIRGGVLIDGTGTDPIVDGAVLVEGDKIVEVGPASAISAGRAEVINAKGRTIMPGMIDTHIHIGSDGSPNPMRRLKETNAYAAIKSVVHAKALLEAGFTAVRDAGAHGYTNIAIRDAINAGLVVGPRMRAPGYGLTSTGGHGDSYYKPEVHIDNAGLVDGPDEVRRTTRLMLKMGADCIKFVSATGGVMSDGDEPAVPQFTVEEMAAGIHEARMHGVYTFAHAQGNQGIKNAINAGINSIEHGFWIDDEAAQMMIDNNVYFVPTLNAVYQIVEYGEEAGIPVYAVRKARAAQEAHLESFARAYKAGVKIAMGTDAGTPFNRQGENAIEVDLMCRAGMKAMDAIVATTKTAAELLQWGDKTGTLEAGKWADLILVDGDPLDNVAILRQPASISFVMKGGEVASNRL
- a CDS encoding thiamine pyrophosphate-dependent enzyme encodes the protein MAQLTGGQAIVQSLKKHGVDTMFVLPGVQLDNIFDALYDEQDSIKLYHTRHEQATSYMADGYARTTGKPGVCLVVPGPGLLNATAGLSTAYATNSPVLCIAGQIQSDLIGVGRGVLHEIPHQLEMMASVTKWAARAEKPEDAPALVREAFQRMLSGRPRPVHLEMSPDIMGKLAEMTLLDPAEIETSTGDPDKLEAAAKALGGAKKPVIFVGGGVMDATEELLALAEMLEAPVVMSSNGRGAVSSRHYLGQNMLVGRDLWKDADVILGVGTRMSQPLGQWGTDTDWTLIQMDVDPEEIGRTYEPTIGIVANAKAGLAALVERTGKYNSKRDSREDELNALKARIDDVLHELQPQAAFAGAVRAALPDDGILVAESTQVGYWSSNGFPVYEPRTYVTSGYQGTLGYGFATALGAQAGNPDKRVVSINGDGGFMYNVQELSTAVLHKIPLTTVVFNDNAFGNVKRIQQENYRGRTIASDLLNPDFVKLAESFGMFSVRTETPDGLQDAIAEAFKQDGPALIEVPVGPMPNPSRLLGYGVPPKKHRKD
- a CDS encoding NAD(P)(+) transhydrogenase (Re/Si-specific) subunit beta, whose protein sequence is MIDLFTTRDGLIGLAYLVAAFLFVLGLRYMSSPTSARQGNQIAAVGMGIAVLATFFLHDEHGVGMSMTNVALIIVAIAIGGVASAYPSRKVPMTAMPQMVAIFNGMGGATAALVAIGEFMHLSDDLSRGQTVSVVLGVIIGSISFSGSVIAFLKLQEKISGRPIIWTGQNVINAVVALGIAVLGVAVAGGFVEGSTAKLMLLAVFALALLLGLGTVLPIGGADMPVVIAILNSFTGVAAAITGFQLSNQALIVAGALVGASGAFLTLLMARAMNRSVSNVLFGAFGAHHTTGAAVGAGGDALPIREITAEDAAIPLAYAERVIIVPGYGLAVAQAQQQVRELADMLKERGVDVRYAIHPVAGRMPGHMNVLLAEANVAYDDLYEMEQINDDFANTDVALVIGANDVTNPAARSDTSSPIYGMPILNVDQAKNIIVLKRSMSSGFAGIENMLFHDPKTSMLFGDARASLSKLIEAVKAA
- a CDS encoding DinB family protein — translated: MSEARDLLAENRAHRRAIFDQLDGIPAERMGDETTWAGGPVDVRFMFLRFADHEEEHELSVQTRLIESGFRQTTAQRILARAEMTRGDLLAALVGLNDADLDLAPEGEWPLRRTLAHVINSEHSYRVQTLHSVELFRAGRAYERPSDDVLPPSVDTQLDGTLDDFILRFDAAREAALAALAGLPDDALAAPTVWFQRPTDVRFRLMRFAHHEREHTAHILKWREQVGRAPTEAQRLLGLAWRARGVLESHLVGISDELLYIAPEGEWHIRQILAHLAGTDAWLRDQILGATRATSQE